In a genomic window of Corynebacterium choanae:
- a CDS encoding dynamin family protein — protein sequence MNTPQVNPAPTATIAALEQAVETRVAHITRLLAAFGAFSATITAMRTQLEARPQQQLVVVAGEIGRGKSTLVNALVGSVAATPATVTTHTTIPIAVVAASPALRAEHTRLITATGSHIAPTAQTQPLLVAPAFDQPEAAPPTTATLPLRATVAVEHHALPQVAVIDTPGIGGVATQPGLVATSTADRATVLVIVCQSDTPITAPELELITKASAENDAVIVAVTGIDRNPTGWQTIVEENAAIVRRTIGRDLPVVGVSGMLAIQALTATDPETAATYHRLSRIDTLREIINAQLAQGALLSARRALRIGHSALALVADRYQQQLAELAANDSTPAQETALQAELAQATRTAASFDHVLQRDLSQLRTTSDQQLAAAVDAVRRRWQQHIDREGVAVLRTNPQYYTSRIEADFQQAVLTSLATMEHTLVTNIIATRFPEPGQATALNQRITAEIADQQLTTAELPPRKLSLFDPMLLMMGFTGGSAIGAMIGTAVSFTGLGLITGASWIAINLGFQAIRKGKQSLNQWLHEAAIAAKRFGNHLQELLITHARSAIVLHHRDVLQARTDELQQAIITLRHQQHQTKTTRAQQQARYEQGLSIVNQQLELTSSLLQQLNEATLTPAESAQHPRKPTS from the coding sequence GTGAACACACCACAGGTGAACCCTGCACCAACGGCAACCATCGCCGCCCTTGAACAGGCGGTCGAAACCCGGGTTGCCCACATCACCCGCCTGCTAGCAGCGTTCGGGGCGTTTAGCGCAACCATCACTGCAATGCGCACACAGCTCGAAGCCCGTCCCCAACAGCAGCTGGTGGTAGTCGCCGGGGAGATCGGCCGCGGAAAATCCACCCTAGTCAATGCGCTAGTCGGCAGTGTTGCCGCGACCCCCGCCACAGTTACTACCCACACCACCATTCCGATCGCGGTGGTTGCCGCCAGTCCCGCGCTACGCGCTGAACACACCCGGCTCATCACCGCCACCGGTTCGCACATCGCCCCCACTGCTCAAACACAACCACTGCTCGTCGCCCCGGCGTTTGACCAACCTGAAGCAGCGCCGCCCACCACAGCCACGTTGCCGCTGCGCGCCACCGTGGCAGTCGAACACCACGCCCTCCCACAGGTGGCAGTGATCGACACGCCAGGAATCGGTGGGGTAGCCACCCAACCTGGGCTCGTCGCAACAAGCACCGCCGACCGCGCAACTGTTCTGGTGATCGTCTGCCAATCAGATACTCCGATCACCGCCCCTGAACTAGAACTGATCACCAAAGCCAGTGCAGAAAACGATGCAGTGATCGTGGCTGTCACCGGCATCGACCGCAACCCCACCGGATGGCAGACAATCGTGGAAGAAAACGCTGCCATTGTGCGCCGCACCATCGGCCGTGACCTTCCCGTCGTCGGGGTATCAGGGATGCTCGCAATACAAGCCCTAACCGCGACCGACCCGGAAACAGCCGCAACCTACCATCGGCTCAGCCGAATCGATACGCTCCGCGAAATCATCAATGCCCAGCTTGCCCAAGGAGCCCTACTCAGCGCCCGGCGGGCGCTGCGGATCGGCCACAGTGCCCTTGCACTGGTCGCCGACCGATATCAACAGCAGCTCGCAGAGCTTGCCGCCAATGACTCCACCCCTGCACAGGAAACAGCCCTGCAAGCTGAACTTGCCCAAGCAACCCGCACCGCTGCCAGCTTTGACCATGTGCTGCAACGTGACTTAAGCCAGCTTCGTACCACCTCTGATCAGCAACTAGCCGCAGCAGTCGATGCGGTACGCCGCCGCTGGCAGCAGCACATCGACCGGGAAGGGGTGGCAGTTTTACGTACCAACCCACAGTATTACACCAGCCGGATCGAAGCCGATTTTCAACAGGCTGTACTCACCAGTCTTGCCACCATGGAGCACACCCTGGTCACCAACATTATTGCCACCCGCTTCCCGGAACCAGGCCAAGCAACAGCACTCAACCAACGCATCACCGCAGAGATCGCCGACCAGCAGCTCACCACCGCTGAACTGCCGCCGCGAAAACTCAGCCTCTTCGATCCGATGCTGCTCATGATGGGGTTTACCGGCGGCTCCGCAATCGGGGCGATGATCGGCACCGCGGTATCGTTTACCGGCTTGGGGCTGATCACCGGCGCCAGCTGGATTGCAATCAATCTCGGATTTCAAGCTATCCGCAAAGGAAAACAATCCCTCAACCAGTGGCTACATGAAGCAGCAATCGCCGCAAAACGCTTCGGCAACCATCTTCAAGAACTGCTCATCACCCATGCCCGATCAGCAATCGTGCTCCACCACCGGGATGTGCTGCAAGCCCGCACCGACGAACTACAGCAAGCAATCATCACACTCCGCCACCAGCAACACCAGACCAAAACCACCCGGGCACAGCAACAAGCCCGCTATGAACAAGGGCTATCCATTGTCAACCAGCAGCTGGAACTTACCTCCTCGCTGCTCCAACAGCTCAACGAAGCCACACTAACCCCAGCCGAATCCGCGCAGCACCCCAGGAAACCCACATCATGA
- a CDS encoding dynamin family protein: MTDHAAITAVEHRVERYITDLMGLSPTIAAACRPALKILHSPPRIVVLGRVKSGKSTLVNALIGAPVSETGVLETTNMVRMFHYGAPDRAVVTLHNGQQHSLPTTAITRTTIPYPAHEITWVERFMPIATLRDYTLIDTPGLFTVNSASHTRTEEAIERGITQSRRASVHADAALLLLDVNERADELALLADLSFTPLSTLGILSRADMIGTAALGEIDPISQAQQCATSLAHTLSHQLATIIPVAGLLAETGHTGALTEHITQQLATYTQRDDLELLEHLLGNSATHQPATSSTSAQQAAGSIQQLHTLVDKLGIYGLLRGRHIAPQGAAALSTWLCQQSQFDRLTATIETQLLPVARLHRAQRARDLLRQLPYQFPAQRSSIQTLQRQLTSSAEALPLAIFDTYQSLASQQPTSPVVTLATTILRSKLHLFTPDTSQHFADADTTVLYRELSQLRQGFCSPMEELLIEQLLSLSSTHE; the protein is encoded by the coding sequence ATGACCGACCATGCTGCCATCACCGCGGTTGAACACCGGGTGGAACGCTACATCACCGACCTCATGGGGCTCTCGCCGACCATCGCAGCCGCCTGCCGACCAGCACTGAAAATCCTGCACAGTCCACCGCGCATCGTGGTGCTCGGCCGGGTGAAATCCGGGAAATCCACCCTTGTCAACGCACTCATCGGCGCACCAGTATCTGAAACAGGAGTCCTGGAAACGACCAACATGGTGCGCATGTTTCACTATGGTGCCCCCGATCGGGCAGTGGTCACCTTACATAACGGGCAGCAACACAGCCTGCCAACCACCGCGATAACCCGCACCACCATCCCCTACCCGGCGCACGAAATCACCTGGGTAGAACGCTTTATGCCCATTGCCACACTGCGGGACTACACACTGATCGACACCCCCGGATTATTTACCGTCAACTCGGCCAGCCACACCCGCACCGAAGAAGCCATCGAACGAGGCATCACCCAATCACGGCGGGCAAGCGTCCACGCCGACGCGGCACTGCTGCTGTTGGACGTCAACGAACGCGCCGATGAACTCGCGCTCCTTGCCGACCTGTCGTTCACCCCACTTTCCACCCTCGGTATTCTTTCCCGTGCCGACATGATCGGTACGGCAGCCTTAGGCGAAATCGACCCCATTAGTCAAGCTCAACAATGTGCCACCAGCCTTGCACACACTCTTTCCCACCAGCTAGCCACCATCATTCCCGTCGCCGGGCTGCTCGCTGAAACCGGCCACACCGGCGCTTTGACCGAACACATCACCCAGCAGCTTGCCACCTACACCCAACGAGACGACCTTGAACTGCTAGAACACCTACTCGGCAATTCTGCCACGCACCAGCCGGCAACCTCGTCCACCTCAGCACAGCAAGCTGCCGGCTCGATACAACAGCTACACACACTCGTCGACAAGCTCGGCATTTACGGACTCCTTCGCGGCCGACATATCGCCCCGCAGGGTGCCGCAGCGTTGAGCACCTGGCTGTGTCAACAATCCCAATTTGACAGGCTTACTGCCACAATCGAAACACAGCTCTTACCTGTGGCACGCCTCCACCGCGCACAACGCGCCCGCGATCTGCTGCGCCAACTTCCCTATCAATTCCCTGCCCAGCGCAGCAGCATTCAGACCTTGCAACGGCAGCTCACATCCAGTGCAGAAGCCCTGCCCCTGGCTATTTTCGACACCTATCAAAGCCTTGCCAGCCAACAACCCACGTCCCCAGTAGTTACACTGGCCACCACAATCCTGCGCAGCAAGCTGCACCTGTTCACCCCTGACACCTCCCAGCACTTCGCAGACGCTGATACCACAGTGCTCTATCGGGAACTTTCCCAGCTGCGCCAAGGGTTCTGCTCCCCTATGGAAGAACTCCTCATCGAACAGCTCCTGTCTCTTTCATCGACTCATGAGTAA
- a CDS encoding integrase core domain-containing protein, whose amino-acid sequence MVDTVVWNPGGKKHSSLPGSPWNNGVVESFHRRRRYECLVRHDFGSLLELPCVHRGFSCGTQQLSPAFFPGVSHPCGVR is encoded by the coding sequence ATGGTTGACACAGTTGTGTGGAACCCGGGCGGGAAGAAGCATTCATCTCTTCCGGGTAGTCCGTGGAATAACGGTGTGGTCGAGTCGTTTCATCGCCGTAGACGCTACGAATGCCTGGTCAGGCATGATTTCGGATCACTGTTGGAGCTACCGTGTGTTCATCGCGGATTTTCGTGCGGAACACAACAATTATCACCGGCATTCTTCCCTGGGGTATCGCACCCCTGCGGAGTTCGCTAG
- a CDS encoding transposase, giving the protein MASTGMSTVEIAAELGVSEATLYNWRKKYNGMDTKGYDKSSRPLNDENATLGAYRR; this is encoded by the coding sequence ATCGCCTCTACCGGGATGAGCACTGTTGAAATCGCCGCCGAATTGGGCGTATCGGAAGCAACCCTGTACAACTGGCGCAAAAAATACAACGGCATGGACACGAAAGGCTATGACAAGAGCTCAAGACCCTTGAACGACGAAAACGCAACACTTGGGGCGTATCGTCGCTGA